tcccGTAAGAGTTGACATAAATTGCGTGTCGATTCGTATACATTGAATAACTGTATGCATTGGTTTTCTAAGAAATAAAGTAACCCTTGAAAATCGGCCATCGCGGCTATTTTCAGCGATAATGGAAATTGTTTTCATTGCGTGAGCCCTTTATACAAAGATAATACAGTTGATATTGTGTTAATTGCTAAAAAAgtgtataaagtttaataatattgaattactTTTGTCCTTGACAAACGATGATGGTAAATTAGTTAATAAACTATGAGCACTATCAACGGAGTGAATAGCAAGGTGGACATAATTGTTGAATCAAGATTCGACGAATTCGACAGAAATTTGGACATCAGGAACAACGattttgaaaacgataagaagGACTTAAGTGTTAATTCTAATAGAACTCCGCCCGGTAGAAGTCGTTATGGCAGAACAATAAAACCCAAGTCTCCTAAGAATGAGGTTGCCAGTTTTCCAAAGGCATGTTGTGCCTGTTAAGATCAATTACAGTTCTTTTTATTAGAGTTGAATATCATTTTTAACACGTGATGGTACTATATGTAGTGATCTTTAATATTTTCACATAATATTGATTCACACGATACATACTCCATAATAATTTCTTTCACAAGTATCGATAAAATTTTTGTCAACGATTAATACAAGCATTTCATTATGTAACACGACattattgaaatatatatacgtatattctTCACAGAATTCTAAGCTGCAAAGGACATCGAAATATCACAATTTGTCCGATAGCAGCAACGAGAGTACggatgaaaataatataattaacgaTATGGATGACACAAGTGATTCTTCTACGAATTTTAACGCAACAGAGGAGGGTACTATAAAATTGGTCAGCTCATCTGTGCAGTGTAATTGGATATTAGGTCAGTTAGCATGGGCCAGAGTCGGTAATTTTCCTTTCTGGCCTTGCGTGATAACGCTTGATCCAGTTCTAATGATATATCACAGATTGAAAGGTGAGTACTCTCAggacaaaaaattaatataatactaaatactatacttaatactatacttataatacTATACTTAAGCAGTATAGTAGACattagtattatttatttatcacgaCCCACAATCAAGAAACAATTTTACTTTCTTCTCATTGTCCTTGTTAATTATCGGCATAATaatcttgaaataaataaaatataatttatataaaatgtatttatctATTTCTTTAGCTACCGGTAGGTCACAGGTGCTAATGATACACGTTCAATATTTCGGCGATAAAGGACGTCACAGCTGGGTTTCTTCAAATTCTATGATTCCATTTACAAATCTggcagattttaaaaaattatccgAATCAATAactatagaaattaaaaaaagagaCGCAAAATATGCTGCCGCATTCGTTGTAAAGCCAGGTATAAAATCAAAATGGGAAAGCGCGATAGAGGAAGCTATGGAAGTTCACTCGATGAGCAACGAAGATAGAGCCAACATTTTTAAACCGAAAGAAAACAGCGCAAAAAATAGATCCGTAAAAGCATTAGACGACAaggataaaattaacaaaaggaAACACTCGAGCGATTCGAGCGAACCCGATATTAAGCGTCCTAAAGAGGAAAATGTAGGTGTGCGATTAAAACGTgtcgtattaataaaaattacgaaCGTATAATACTATCGATGTAACAAATATtcgatacaattttttttacagaTATACGAGTTAGATAAATCGCAATACAAAATAGATGGaacaaaatcaaaaatattgaaatatatagAGAACGATAAGAATCATTCGAGACTTAATTCAGACACTCCTCCATTGTCTCCCTCGAGTCAAAGAGATTCCAACGACGAAGTTTCTATTATGCAAAAGGTCGAGTTCAAAACCGAAGAAGTAGACGGTGTTTTCGAAATTTATTACGAACGAAACAGGGATATGTTGGAAGACGAATATCCAGACGCGTCGGAGCACGATATTAAAAGGTATTTACGGAAAACTTGGGATACTATGAATTCTTCTTTTCGTAAAAAATACCGATCATATATAACGTCAGATGCTAATGATACTCACACGAAAGAAAATTCGTCGGATCATGAAGCAGATTTATTAACAGACATAGATATAACAACCAAGGATAATAAAAAATCAAGAGTTAAAGCTGAAAAGGAAGAGATATGTACTACGGAAACGAAAAGAAGTAGACCTTATAATCTTTTTAAAGGAATGAAACAGGAAAAAGTTTGCCAAATTTGCGAGAAAACTGGAAAGTTAACCAGATGCAAAGGTCCTTGTTATTCATATTTTCATCTTTCCTGCGTAAAACCAGGTGAATCCAGTCCAGAACATTCCATCGACGAAAGCACAATGGACGATAAAATCCTTAACGATATAAAAGAGATTAAAGGAGATAATATCGACGAAGACGAGACTAGCGGTACCGAAATCGATACAttacattttcttattttattcgcTTCAGCCAAAAGTCaatgtcatttttaattttaggcaAAATCGACGAGCAAGAAGACGAGTTATTCAAATGTATCGATTGTTTGTCGGGTGTAGCTCCCGCTTGTTTTATATGTAACGAAAGGGAAGGAGATAGAATAAGATGTTCCGTGTTAGCTTGTGGAAAGCATTATCATTCATCTTGTTTAAAGTCATGGCCACAAGTAATGACAAACACTTTAACAGCCTTGAAGTCGCGTTGCATGAAAacgtatatttatacattttttacttatttgttcatttatttatttatttttctttttttacttttcattaGTCTCATTGGCAAGGCGGTCGTTTAACTTGTCCATATCACGTGTGCCACACATGCAGTTCAGACAATCCTCAGGATAGCCACCCGAGAACTTCGAACGAAAAATTGGCGCGATGCGTTCGTTGTCCTTCGTCTTATCACACGTCTACGTCCTGTTTACCCGCTGGTTCAGTAATCTTAACCGGTAGTCAAATAGTTTGTCCAAAACATTATCAACCATCGCAACCCCCGGTAAACGCTGCATGGTGTTTCTTATGTACCAGAGGAGGAAGTCTTATCTGTTGCGACACGTGTCCGACGTCGTTTCATTTGGAATGTTTAGGTAACTATTTTCGTTAGGCAACAACAGCAACGACTATAATAATACGAATAATTGCAGGTATCGATGCACCAGACGGTGCGTTTATTTGCGAAGATTGCGAAACAGGTAGATTACCTTTGTACGGAGAAGTAGTATGGGTAAAACTTGGCAATTACCGCTGGTGGCCATCCCGTATTTGTTATCCTCACGAAATTCCTGAAAATATAGAAGCGCTTCCCCATAGTCCTGGTAAATTTTGTGTAATGTTTTTGGgatcaaataattattattggatTCATAGGTAAGTCAATAATTATTCTCTTATAACGAATAAGTTCATTCTAATAGATGGATATTTATTTTCAGAGGTCGTGCTTTTCTTTACCAAGATGGTGATGCGACTATAAAACCATCGATCGGGAAAAAAAACAATAGAGACGATACTTATCGTAAAGCTCTAGAGGAAGCCAACGAAGTTCATCAACGGTTGAAAATCGAAAGAGCCGCTGCCAAAGATCATGGACCACGAGGATTAAAACCTCCGCCTTACGTTAAGTTAAAAGTATACTTAATATCGATTAATCTTAATACATGCGTGTCATATATACAtcgaatataaatttgtatCGACTTGTAGGTGAATAAACCGGTTGGCAATGTAAAACCAGCAGAAGTCGAAAGTATCGTCGCTTGTGATTGCGACGCAGAATGGAATAATCCGTGTGCACCGGGAACAGATTGTCTGAATCGGATATTGTTAGTCGAATGTAGTCCCGGTATTTGTCCAGCCGGCCCTAAATGCAATAATCAAGCGTTCGTGCGAAGACAATATCCGGCTATGGAACCATTTCATACGGTAGCTCGAGGTTGGGGTcttagaagtttagaatttaTTAAAGCGGGACAGTTCGTTATCGAATATGTAGGTGAAGTTATAGACGAAGCCGAATACAAACGAAGATTACATAGGAAGAAGGAACTAAAGAATgagaacttttattttttaaccatAGATAATAATAGAATGATCGATGCCGAACCAAAAGGGAATTTAAGTCGATTCATGAGTTAgtattttacttttaataaatagCTTGATTACtttacttttaataaatagATTGTTTTTGAAATTCAACAGATCATTCGTGTTCGCCGAATTGCGAGACACAAAAATGGACAGTAAACGGAGATACGCGTATAGGTCTGTTCGCGTTATGCGATATCGAACCCGGTGAAGAATTAactttcaattataatttagcTTGCGACGGCGAAACACGGAAACCTTGCTTGTGCGGTGCGCCGAATTGTAGCGGATTTATAGGTTTAAAGGTTCAAAAGCCGCAGGCAACAACACCGTCGATTCAACAAAAAAAACTCgagaaatttgacaaaatgaaGCGTCAGAAGAGGTAAGTAGAAGCAtgcgaaataaaatgtaattatcgTTAATTTCGATCACGTGTTATTAGATCAAGAAAACATGTACCATGCTGGTGTTGCGGACAAGATATCGAAAAATCGGAAGATTCCGtgatttgcgatcaaaaaacgTGTAACAAGaaatatcataaaatttgcGTTAACATCGACGACACAGATTCGAGATTCAGTTGTCCTTGGCATCATTGTAGAGAGTGTGGTCGTAGAACATCTGCTCATTGTTCGTTTTGTAGCGCTGCATTTTGCCAaggtaattaatattattttaaaaaaatgtacagaCCGTTCATGCGGTGACATCGATATTTACGTTACATCGATAGTGCATCTAGATGGACGTCTATTCGAATACGGTGAAAAGGGTGGTTTTATTTGTAAACTCCACGAAAACATGGACATTCAGAGATCGGCTATCGAGGATGAAAAAGATTATTCGGACAACGATATCGAAACGGATAAAGAATATTCTTCTACGGATTCCAATAGTCCACTAATAACGGCCGAAAAATCAATGCCACGTGAACCGTCGCCAAGAGTTTCCATAGTAGAGGTAAAATGAAGTTTTATAGCGTTACAAGTATGATCATCGTTGCAAATCGTTAGATAAAACGAGTATAACGTAGAGTCCGACATACCATGGGTATCTCAaaacttctttttaatttatttttaattataagcaTCGATTACTTTTTTCGTTTTACGTATATCGTTATTCAGTTTATTTTTACGTAACAATGAGTAGAAAAAAGTAAAGGGTAATGAAAATAGAATGCATCGCGGTGATGTGGTGGTGGTGAGCATGGAAAGGAACTTTTACGTAGAAATTGAATGTACTTAAAACTTACGGTATACATCTTTTAATTAACCGGAATCATCGATGGAGACGAACAATTAATTCCTCCAAGTTgcgtataaaaatttatattttttttcgatattctaatataacaaaatacgtGTACACGTATTTCTTCGCGTTAAgatcacatttataaatttaataaatttcaattagatATAATGTCACATTTATACAAAACACACAAAAGCATGCAAATACGTTACgcgtatattatatttttacataccaACCAAGTTTGAACGGTACtgtgtttttaaaaaattttcttcgataCCGTACAACGCCTATTTTATGCGTCTATCCATGTAATAAAAACGTTACAACATATCGGTATTCGTCGTAAAAATATGTACTTGTAGCGTCGTCATAAAAATTACGTATCATCGTAGATGCAGCATTtgcaatatttacaatatttctaaaaagaaaGAACAAGATAAATGACagctaatttttttttcttttttttttttttttaattatttttcattgttcCCAGCATCCTCTCCCTGAACATTGGCAGTAGTGAGAAGTAGTAACAAACAAACATGTTCTGTTTAAGTTTATGTGTTCAAGTGAGtgtatatttttgatattatctCTTTGGACTTCGGATTCATAATATATtcattgaataaaattatcaCGCGATTGGGTAATAATTTGTAGTTACCGAATAATTCAATTATCGTTTTTCAATCGtacaatttcaaacaatttgtaTCTTTAATTTATCGTGAAATTAAAGTTACAAGTGAAAATTTGGTTTTAAGCGTTAAGCTCGGTCGTGAATTTGTGCAGAGCATCGTGCTTCTCGAATATCGATCGAACATTGAATATTTTCGTAAAAGGTAGTTAAAGGATTATGTACATTTGCTTCTTTGTCACGTATCGTGTATAGTAAACGCGCCGCCGTTTGAAATTCGATGAAATAGCATCTAAAGTAACGGTACGTTTTGTAGGTTCATCCGAGCAGCGAAGAAAGCGAAGAATCTCAAAAAGAGGACGAAGAAGAAGCAACGCAGTCTGATAATTTTGAGCTGTGCGAATATAGTAGTTCAAAAAGTATAAAGAGAAAAACGTTACACCGATTATCTCTGAGGTTGAAGAAAGAAAATCAAGTGGTAGAGCAATTAAATAATCTTACATCTAGTCAGCTTGAGGCCATAATCGGTGGCAGTCTATTCGAATGAACTTTCATTGATTAAGCTTGAATAATAAAACATACTTTAACGTACGTAGCTTCGAATTTTCACACGATCAGTAAATTATTTCAGTTGTTCAATGACACACAGGGAAGATACTCGACGAACATCGGATAACAGTATTTGTAACTATACACGTTATATTGTTCATTCCATGTCAAAGGGATCAGTTGAATaacgaattttaataaattccaaCTTTATCGTCGAGAGAATAAAGTTTGTTTCAAACGTAACGAAATTATTGTGTACCcctatacaatatatatatatatatatattatacacgATGTAATCTGTATATATTATGTTTTTAACAATTCAACCGTGTATTTTATACGAATATAATCGCGTTTAAAAATCATTTCTCGCGTTTCTTATTTTTTGGTATCGCGTGCGTACTTTTCGAAGGGATAACTATCGAAAAATACCTAATTGTATGTCTATTCGTTTACACGTATATCTCGTATGCATGACTTTTGGTAATGTTACATGAAACAACTTCTAGATATCGTCAAAAATCACATGTCGCCGTTATTTATCTAATCGGATTGACATGGAATACTTTCGATTATCTACAAATAAATCGATATCGAAACGAAGTACGCGCATATTATATACACGTACaagttatttatttcatttttataaatatagatggaaatatttaagttaaaattatacGAATTTAGTGCCTTGTCCTTTAATGCTTATACGAATCAACTTTCAAAGGCTCGATATTTACTTACGCGTAATTTAtactatctttttttttttacatcgaaaattttattcattgtatagttaattttatcgttaaattactacgatcattatcattatCATCGTCGGTTTacgaaataattgtatttttgaaAGATATAGTAAACATTGTCACACTGCcttggaaattttcgaaagtttaaaagtatttattattaatacttatttTTAAGAGTATTTACTATTAAGGTATCGattaaaagtatatttttatcgACCAACGTATAATTAATATCGAAtacaattttttcctttttcaataaaaaataataattattaggtTACCACAAACTTATTTTTTTCAACATACATCGAGAATTCGAGAATTGTAAATACGATAGAAAGAAGTCTCTTTAATCGCGAGACATAAATCTTTTTCGTTCGGCGCAAAATAAGGAAAGAAAATGTTGGGTTAAATGAAAACGCATCGGCACTTATAATTAATCATCGTTGCTCGTATCATTTATTGTTGTTGTCATGCTATTAAACAAATAATGATTTATACGCGTTTCTTGTTATTTCTTTCCATTAACAACGAATAGCTACACCGGTTGCACGAGTCTATATTTAATCTCAAGAATTTCTCTCGTATTCTCGTAAACGGTAAGTTACtcaactttttttatattttcatacttACTAATCggaatattaaatgttaattaattacaaataaattaattttcaagtataaAGAGTCGTTATCGTCGTACTTGCATGTACGATGTAACAGATATATACGACGTTTCATTAGTATGCATGGAAAGGTATATTTACACGAAATTATAATAGCGCATCACGTACCTAATCGAAAAAACGATTACGCTTGCGATTCTTTCCCGTAATCCTGATAAAGCTTCGGACTTTCTTGCATCGAAGAAGCGGTAGTACTTCTTAAACTGGTTAAACGAAGATCAGAATCGGAGGTTGTAGATACAGTTTCTTCCAACGATATTACTTTCTTCCTTAATACAGGAGCAACAAAATTTTGACCAGTCGACAAGTCTCTCTTCAAAACTTGAGTCTACGAtaattcgtttctcgtttatttCGATGACGAACTTACGTTCGAAAAACAATTGGTATACCTTAGACTTCGACGCGGGTAAAGTAGCACCGGTGACGAGTCCTAGAATACTCGCGGCAAGACCGCTGAGTTGTACCGCAGCCAGAGGCGATAATCCTCTTCTTACTAAACCTAAAGCTAAGAGCGCAGCTTGTGCCAAAATTGGGGCAGCACCGGTAGCACTCGCCGCGGCACCGGCTAACTGACCACCGCCAACGCTTGGTCCGTAAGCGAAGCATAAATTGTGCCTGTCCACctgtgtaaaatatataaaatataagctCGATAAGAATGTAAACGCGTTATCGCGTTATTAAACCGTTTTAACATCGACAACGTACCAAATGTTTCACCACGAGATATAGCAGCGCAAAAGGTGTAATTAACGGACAAGGTAAACTATAAACCGTTGCCATAGTAAAAACTAGAAGTAACCAAGCGTAATGAGCACCCAAAGGAAATTCCCATAATACCGCCTTTCTGACGTGTATTCTTTCCGCTCTGCTTCGAGCTATGCATAATCTGAAGGTATATAACGCTAGTTCAGGAAATCTGACTAATTCCAATCCAGTTCCGAGCAAAGATGCGGTAATAACGTAGTTTACGAATATAGCACCCTGCAAAAATAAGAAAGGATGTTTTATTCTTAATTCGTTGTTCGTAACGTTATCGTACCTGATCGGGTAAAAACACACAGGCCCATCTTCCGGTATCGTTCGTCGCGTTCGCAGTCCAATCTAAAAATGCTTTAGCGCTGGTTAAACCCAGACTCGGTAGTATGAGGACCATTAATAACAAAAGAAGCAGCGTTTTCGTCATTACTGCCCGATTTAGACTACTCCTAGTCCAATGTCTAACCAACGATTCGCTTCTGGCTACTAATACAGGCATCAAAGCAGCCACGCTGACTAGTAATACAGTCGGAAGGAAGGACGAAACTACGGGACTAAGATTCATAATGTCTCCGGCGATTGGTAGTTTATTCAAAGCAGGCACTATTACCTGAAATAAAAGTATCGTATACGTAATCCCGTAAAGTTCCGTTGAGACGTTGAAAATAAGTTCGTGGCGTTACGCGATGTTACACCGTGTATACTAAGTAGCGTACTTACAGCCGGTGTAGTGAGGAAAAATAGCATGATACCCAATGCAAAGTTGATCAACACAGCATTTAAATACCAACATGATCTTGGTATACTTAAATTCTCCCAGAAAATATCGGACGGTATAGGTGCGTAATCTACAACCCACTTTATACTAGGCAACAAACGCAACTGCTTCCGCATAGCTATAGCAGCACCAGGGGTACCTTGTCATTTATTACTATCGTTATTATCGTTGTCGTTAGTTATCGTAATCGGTCATAGGTGCACATGAAATTGAACGTGTCACAAGTACACGTATAATACGCACCGTGCATTATacgtgaaaaaaaaaaaaaaaagaacggcgAAACGAAACAGTGACTGACCTAAAGTTACAAAAGCTATTCCAAGAGGTTTACTCAACGCTACTTTCTTTTCCTCTTCGACCAAGGCGGTCAATCGCATTTCTTCGTCCGTATAAAATTCTTGAGCATCAACTTGCTAGAAGGAGGGGAAAAAAGCAAAATAGTTTGATAttcaaagaatattttgaaaaagaatTACGTACGTTTTTACAACAACAACCTATTACTTGACCACACGGATACGGATACATCTTTAACGGTTCTCGTTTCCTCGCATAATTTTCGCAATATAAACGGGCTTGTTCGGCGCAATCTCTTTCTTCGTCTAACGCCGAAAGCCGTCTAATATCGTAAGCCAACGTAACATCTTCTACCGACAAGGTAGGAAACGTTTCTCTGCAAGTAGCGACTCGACATTAGATCAAGGTGAAAATTTGACGCGTAAACGAAGAACCGGACAATCGCGGTGTACCCACTTCAAATATTCTGCAAGAGCGTCGGCGTTGCACTGATGCTTCGGTATTTCCGTAATTAATAACGTTCTAGCCGCTAATTCACCGCCATGCTTGGAATCTTGTACCTGTACAGCGTGCACACCTTTCGTCATTTCGTTAacatttacacattttgcacaaCGCGTACACGTCATTTGTGCAGTCAACGAAACATACCTTTTTGAAGAAATGTCTCATAACATAAGCACCGACCGGCAAATACGACAAGATCAATATCGTATGCACCCAAATCCACGTAGACATCGGATCTAAATTGGACAGAGTGGTATGACCAAAGGTTGCTTCGTCGCCTTGCATATTTCCATGAAAATTAACTGGTAACGCTATGCCTAACGATACGATAACCATTAAGATCATCAAAATGATTAAATGGCGTTGAAAAGATATGTACAGTAAGCCATCCGGTCCAACGCGTTTCAACAATTCCTCgtctctaaaaaaaaaaaaaaaatcacgaTAGTTTggtaaatttagtaaaattgtCATTAAAAgaggatgaaataaaaattaatttgacatTAACGTTGCTTACGTTACTTTGAATGCCGTGACAATCCAAGATAAAAAGCCTCTGTCCACTTGCGAAAGTTGCGAATTAACAGAGGTCTCTACACATATAGCGTCCGTATCTCTATTCTCATTGACTCCGTAAAATAATTCCATCCATCGTTCATCCGTCTTATTGAGCAGCGCAAGACGTCCATAATTCCATGCTTTCTTACGTAATAAACCGAACAAAATAACCAGGAACTGCAAAAGGTATCATTAAATTGATaagaaaacacacacacacacacacatatatatatatatatatagacttTCCAGttgaaaaaatacaataattataataatagcaataatttgTAGGCGTAAGAAATGGATCGAGAATCTTACCAAAAACCCAAGAAAAttcaataacaaattttcagGAATCCCTGCATAAACATCGGTTATTATCGTTCTGTTATTCCTCGGTATCGGAATACACGTTTCTGTGGATGGTGTTTCGCGTAGATTCGagctgaaaaatgaaaataacgtAATTTCTTTGCAAAATAATCGCGAGTCGTAGAAAAAGTAGGCGCACAAATACCTACATTGTCTTCATAACAAAGAAATAAGAAAAGATCGAGGAAACCTTGTACAAGTTGTGTTCGATGCGTTGCAAAGACGATCGAACGATGTTATTAAAGATGTATTAGCGTCGCAACAAAGGAATAAcggtaaaattgaaaaagattTTGATCGCTTACCGAAAATGTACGTAGCCCATGTTCCCTGAGACGTTTAAATCAATGTAGCATTAAATAATAGATAGAAAGACACATGTCA
This genomic interval from Megachile rotundata isolate GNS110a unplaced genomic scaffold, iyMegRotu1 scaffold0229, whole genome shotgun sequence contains the following:
- the Tmem63 gene encoding transmembrane protein 63 isoform X2, with amino-acid sequence MKTISNLRETPSTETCIPIPRNNRTIITDVYAGIPENLLLNFLGFLFLVILFGLLRKKAWNYGRLALLNKTDERWMELFYGVNENRDTDAICVETSVNSQLSQVDRGFLSWIVTAFKVTDEELLKRVGPDGLLYISFQRHLIILMILMVIVSLGIALPVNFHGNMQGDEATFGHTTLSNLDPMSTWIWVHTILILSYLPVGAYVMRHFFKKVQDSKHGGELAARTLLITEIPKHQCNADALAEYLKETFPTLSVEDVTLAYDIRRLSALDEERDCAEQARLYCENYARKREPLKMYPYPCGQVIGCCCKNQVDAQEFYTDEEMRLTALVEEEKKVALSKPLGIAFVTLGTPGAAIAMRKQLRLLPSIKWVVDYAPIPSDIFWENLSIPRSCWYLNAVLINFALGIMLFFLTTPAVIVPALNKLPIAGDIMNLSPVVSSFLPTVLLVSVAALMPVLVARSESLVRHWTRSSLNRAVMTKTLLLLLLMVLILPSLGLTSAKAFLDWTANATNDTGRWACVFLPDQGAIFVNYVITASLLGTGLELVRFPELALYTFRLCIARSRAERIHVRKAVLWEFPLGAHYAWLLLVFTMATVYSLPCPLITPFALLYLVVKHLVDRHNLCFAYGPSVGGGQLAGAAASATGAAPILAQAALLALGLVRRGLSPLAAVQLSGLAASILGLVTGATLPASKSKTQVLKRDLSTGQNFVAPVLRKKVISLEETVSTTSDSDLRLTSLRSTTASSMQESPKLYQDYGKESQA
- the Tmem63 gene encoding transmembrane protein 63 isoform X1, whose product is MGYVHFRSNLRETPSTETCIPIPRNNRTIITDVYAGIPENLLLNFLGFLFLVILFGLLRKKAWNYGRLALLNKTDERWMELFYGVNENRDTDAICVETSVNSQLSQVDRGFLSWIVTAFKVTDEELLKRVGPDGLLYISFQRHLIILMILMVIVSLGIALPVNFHGNMQGDEATFGHTTLSNLDPMSTWIWVHTILILSYLPVGAYVMRHFFKKVQDSKHGGELAARTLLITEIPKHQCNADALAEYLKETFPTLSVEDVTLAYDIRRLSALDEERDCAEQARLYCENYARKREPLKMYPYPCGQVIGCCCKNQVDAQEFYTDEEMRLTALVEEEKKVALSKPLGIAFVTLGTPGAAIAMRKQLRLLPSIKWVVDYAPIPSDIFWENLSIPRSCWYLNAVLINFALGIMLFFLTTPAVIVPALNKLPIAGDIMNLSPVVSSFLPTVLLVSVAALMPVLVARSESLVRHWTRSSLNRAVMTKTLLLLLLMVLILPSLGLTSAKAFLDWTANATNDTGRWACVFLPDQGAIFVNYVITASLLGTGLELVRFPELALYTFRLCIARSRAERIHVRKAVLWEFPLGAHYAWLLLVFTMATVYSLPCPLITPFALLYLVVKHLVDRHNLCFAYGPSVGGGQLAGAAASATGAAPILAQAALLALGLVRRGLSPLAAVQLSGLAASILGLVTGATLPASKSKTQVLKRDLSTGQNFVAPVLRKKVISLEETVSTTSDSDLRLTSLRSTTASSMQESPKLYQDYGKESQA